In Massilia forsythiae, one DNA window encodes the following:
- a CDS encoding acyloxyacyl hydrolase codes for MVSSKKLVMSLAAVAALGVSQASFAADGWYDSVALEGGGGEHVQVVRLSAQKNWNRNWLPTAGYHLSGYWDANVAYWRANRWDDVAGRRKNLAVIGITPVFRWEADDKLGLYGEAGIGASVFSSVYRNTHRQLSTAYEFADHVGVGYVLPNKWDIGVRIQHYSNGGIKHPNGGVNLALVRAAYQF; via the coding sequence ATGGTCTCCTCTAAAAAACTCGTGATGTCGCTGGCCGCCGTGGCGGCGCTGGGCGTGTCCCAGGCAAGCTTCGCCGCCGACGGCTGGTACGACTCGGTCGCGCTGGAAGGCGGCGGTGGCGAGCACGTGCAGGTGGTGCGCCTGTCGGCCCAGAAGAACTGGAACAGGAACTGGCTGCCGACCGCCGGCTACCATTTGTCCGGCTACTGGGACGCCAACGTCGCCTACTGGCGCGCCAACCGCTGGGACGACGTCGCCGGCCGCCGCAAGAACCTGGCCGTGATCGGCATCACCCCGGTGTTCCGCTGGGAAGCCGACGACAAGCTGGGCCTGTACGGCGAAGCCGGCATCGGCGCCAGCGTGTTCTCGAGCGTCTACCGCAATACCCACCGCCAGCTGTCGACCGCGTACGAATTCGCCGACCACGTCGGCGTCGGCTACGTGCTGCCGAACAAGTGGGACATCGGCGTGCGCATCCAGCATTACTCGAACGGCGGCATCAAGCACCCGAACGGCGGCGTCAACCTGGCGCTGGTGCGCGCGGCCTACCAGTTCTGA
- a CDS encoding NAD(P)-dependent oxidoreductase, with translation MDHPTLAFLGIGLMGKPMALRLARAGHPLRAWNRHPDKAEALRAEDAAAGILPCASLADVLDGAAIVVSMLAAGPAVGAVIDASLPALAPGTLWIDMSSTRQDEAVDFARRLAARGCAFVDAPVSGGVLGAEAGSLAIMAGADETDFTRAQPVLRVLGQPTRVGDVGSGQVAKLCNQLIVGATIGIVAEALLLADAAGADPAAVREAIRGGFAGSCVLDVHGQRMLERNFIPGGQVKTQSKDQANILAAARDAGLQLPLTELVTRHYEALAADLPAADHAAALIALERLNPGKRLGDRPDCLPDGAG, from the coding sequence ATGGATCATCCAACCCTGGCATTTCTCGGCATCGGCCTGATGGGCAAGCCGATGGCGCTGCGGCTGGCGCGGGCCGGCCATCCGCTGCGCGCCTGGAACCGCCATCCGGACAAGGCCGAAGCCTTGCGCGCCGAGGATGCCGCGGCCGGCATCCTGCCCTGCGCCAGCCTGGCCGACGTGCTGGACGGCGCCGCCATCGTCGTCTCGATGCTGGCGGCGGGCCCGGCGGTCGGCGCCGTGATCGATGCTTCTCTGCCGGCGCTGGCGCCCGGCACGCTGTGGATCGACATGAGTTCGACGCGCCAGGACGAGGCCGTCGACTTCGCCCGGCGCCTGGCCGCGCGCGGCTGCGCCTTCGTCGACGCGCCGGTGTCGGGCGGCGTGCTCGGCGCCGAGGCTGGGTCGCTGGCGATCATGGCCGGCGCCGATGAAACCGACTTTACGCGCGCGCAGCCGGTGTTGCGCGTGCTCGGCCAGCCGACCAGGGTGGGAGACGTCGGCAGCGGCCAGGTGGCCAAGCTGTGCAACCAGTTGATCGTCGGCGCCACCATCGGCATCGTGGCCGAGGCGCTGTTGCTGGCCGACGCCGCCGGCGCCGATCCGGCGGCGGTGCGCGAGGCGATCCGCGGCGGCTTTGCCGGCAGCTGCGTGCTGGACGTGCACGGACAGCGCATGCTGGAACGGAATTTCATCCCCGGCGGCCAGGTCAAGACGCAGTCGAAGGACCAGGCGAATATCCTGGCGGCAGCGCGCGATGCGGGCCTGCAGCTGCCGCTGACCGAGCTGGTGACGCGCCACTACGAAGCGCTGGCCGCCGACCTGCCGGCGGCCGACCACGCCGCCGCCTTAATCGCGCTGGAGCGCTTGAATCCCGGCAAGCGCCTGGGCGACCGGCCGGACTGCCTGCCGGACGGCGCCGGCTAG
- a CDS encoding amidohydrolase family protein: MKLIGIEEHFLTPEVRAAWRAAGLDALDPSVGHQSGVIERRIMDIASERLALMDETGLDVQVLSMTTPALHEVTEGSVDMARRVNDGVAEAIARHPDRFQAFATLPVTEPEAAARELERCVATLGFKGTMLHGRVGARNLDHPDLRPIFETVARLRVPVMLHPRTPSQAVRDAYYSGFSAEVDGAFATFGLGWHYDAGIQFVRLVLAGTFDRFPDLQLILGHWGEVVLFYAERLAAMDRVAGLEQPIEAYLRRNLYVTSSGIFLPHYLERAMALVGPERLLFSTDYPYQYREGGDARRFLDSCGLEEKEKAGFAYRNWERLTGSLLR, translated from the coding sequence ATGAAATTGATCGGCATCGAAGAACACTTCTTGACACCCGAAGTCCGCGCCGCCTGGCGCGCTGCCGGCCTGGACGCGCTCGATCCCAGCGTCGGCCACCAGTCCGGCGTGATCGAGCGGCGCATCATGGACATCGCGAGCGAACGCCTGGCACTGATGGATGAAACCGGACTGGACGTGCAGGTGCTGTCGATGACCACGCCGGCGCTGCATGAAGTCACCGAGGGCAGCGTCGACATGGCGCGCCGCGTCAACGACGGCGTGGCCGAGGCCATCGCCCGTCATCCCGACCGCTTCCAGGCTTTCGCCACGCTGCCGGTGACGGAACCCGAAGCGGCCGCGCGTGAACTGGAACGCTGCGTCGCGACGCTGGGGTTCAAGGGCACGATGCTGCACGGGCGGGTGGGCGCGCGCAACCTGGATCATCCGGATTTGCGCCCGATCTTCGAGACCGTGGCCAGGCTGCGGGTGCCGGTCATGCTGCACCCGCGCACGCCGTCGCAGGCGGTGCGCGACGCCTATTATTCCGGCTTCAGTGCCGAGGTCGATGGCGCCTTCGCCACCTTCGGCCTGGGCTGGCACTACGATGCCGGCATCCAGTTCGTGCGCCTGGTGCTGGCCGGCACCTTCGACCGCTTTCCCGACTTGCAGCTGATCCTCGGCCACTGGGGAGAAGTGGTGCTGTTCTATGCGGAACGCCTGGCGGCGATGGACCGCGTGGCCGGGCTGGAACAGCCGATCGAGGCGTATTTGCGCAGGAACCTGTACGTGACCTCGAGCGGCATCTTCCTGCCGCATTACCTGGAACGCGCCATGGCGCTGGTCGGGCCGGAGCGATTGCTGTTCTCGACCGATTATCCGTACCAGTACCGCGAAGGGGGCGATGCGCGCCGGTTCCTGGACAGCTGCGGGCTGGAGGAGAAGGAAAAGGCCGGGTTTGCGTACCGTAACTGGGAGCGGCTGACCGGTTCCCTACTGAGATAA
- a CDS encoding M20 aminoacylase family protein, which produces MRLVEPILAFQSELETIRRDIHAHPELSYQEQRTADVVAARLTEWGIPVVRGLGVTGVVGIIKNGSSERAIGLRADMDALPMQELNTFEHASRNPGKMHACGHDGHTTMLLGAAHYLSQNRNFDGTVYLIFQPAEEGGAGARRMMEDGLFDQFPMDAVYGLHNWPGIKAGTFAVTAGPMMASSNEFRVTVKGKGAHAAQPHRGIDPVMVAVQIAQAWQTIISREKNPLDSAVLSITQIHAGSATNVIPNEAELVGTVRTFSTGVLDLIERRMSEIAGGVAGGFGAAVDFKFKRNYPPLVNDKDKTAFAIEAMRAVVGADSVDINVEPTMGAEDFAFMLQAKPGCYVFLGNGDGEHRIGGHGLGPCQLHNGSYDFNDQLLPIGASYWVRLVEMSLAVGGTSA; this is translated from the coding sequence ATGCGACTCGTCGAACCCATTCTCGCTTTCCAGTCCGAACTCGAAACCATCCGGCGCGACATCCACGCCCACCCCGAACTGAGCTACCAGGAACAGCGCACCGCCGACGTGGTCGCGGCGCGCCTGACCGAATGGGGCATCCCGGTGGTGCGCGGCCTGGGCGTCACCGGCGTGGTCGGCATCATCAAAAACGGCAGCTCCGAACGCGCGATCGGACTGCGCGCCGACATGGACGCCCTGCCGATGCAGGAACTCAACACATTTGAGCACGCGTCGCGCAATCCGGGCAAGATGCATGCGTGCGGCCATGACGGGCATACCACCATGTTGCTGGGTGCGGCCCATTATCTGTCGCAGAACCGCAACTTCGACGGCACCGTGTACCTGATCTTCCAGCCAGCCGAGGAAGGCGGCGCCGGCGCCCGGCGCATGATGGAAGACGGTTTGTTCGACCAGTTTCCGATGGACGCGGTGTACGGTCTGCACAACTGGCCGGGCATCAAGGCCGGCACCTTCGCCGTCACCGCCGGCCCCATGATGGCCTCCAGTAACGAGTTCCGCGTCACCGTCAAGGGCAAGGGCGCGCACGCGGCGCAGCCGCACCGCGGCATCGACCCGGTGATGGTGGCGGTGCAGATCGCGCAAGCCTGGCAGACCATCATTTCGCGCGAAAAGAACCCGCTGGACAGCGCGGTGCTGTCGATCACACAAATCCACGCCGGCAGCGCCACCAACGTGATCCCCAACGAGGCCGAGCTGGTCGGCACCGTGCGCACCTTCAGTACCGGCGTGCTGGACCTGATCGAGCGCCGGATGAGCGAAATCGCCGGCGGCGTCGCCGGCGGCTTCGGCGCGGCGGTCGACTTCAAGTTCAAGCGCAATTATCCGCCGCTGGTCAACGACAAGGACAAGACCGCGTTCGCGATCGAGGCGATGCGCGCCGTGGTCGGCGCCGACAGCGTGGACATCAATGTCGAGCCGACCATGGGCGCCGAGGACTTCGCCTTCATGCTGCAGGCCAAGCCGGGCTGCTACGTCTTCCTCGGCAACGGCGACGGCGAACACCGCATCGGCGGGCATGGGCTGGGGCCGTGCCAGTTGCATAACGGCAGCTACGATTTCAACGACCAGCTGCTGCCGATCGGGGCCAGCTATTGGGTACGGCTGGTGGAGATGAGCTTGGCGGTGGGTGGTACGTCGGCCTGA
- a CDS encoding molybdopterin-containing oxidoreductase family protein encodes MTKTLVRAACPHDCPDTCAILVTVEDGVATEIKGDPEHPTTAGVLCTKVSRYIERTYHPDRLLTPLRRVGKKGEGKFAPIGWDEALDEIAARLSPIAARDPQAILPYSYCGTMGLVQGEAMAMRFFHSLGASLLDRTVCATAGFTGYKYTIGGSIGTDMETFQDAKLILIWGGNPIASNLHFWTRVQEAKRRGAKLIAIDPYRSLTAEKCHQHIALMPGTDAALALGMMHVLIAEDLLDHAYIDAHTLGFAALKERVAAWTPELTAATCGIGVDEVVQLARDYGRTAMAGDAVAIRVNYGMQRVRGGGMAVRNVACLPALVGAWRHAAGGIQLSSSGSFPSNKAALQRADLLAGRTPRTINMNTIGDDLLREASPAFGPKIEAVIVYNANPVAIAPDSSKVQRGFERDDLFTVVLEHFRTDSVDYADIVLPATTQLEHVDAHLSYGHLYMMANNAAIAPLGQSKPNTEIFRLIARRMGFTDALFDESDDQLASQAFNKQDARAVHFDWESLKRSGWSKLNMPAAPFAAGGFPTPSGKCEFYSASMLADGLDPLPDYIPNYESVASSPELAQKYPLAMISPPARNFLNSTFVNVQSLRATEGEPRLDIHPIDAAARGIADKEMVRIFNDRGAFVARARVTPKARAGLVVGLSIWWKKLASDGKNANEVTSQRLTDMGRAPTFYDTLVQVERAS; translated from the coding sequence ATGACCAAGACCCTCGTCAGGGCCGCCTGCCCGCATGACTGCCCCGATACCTGCGCCATCCTCGTGACCGTGGAAGACGGGGTGGCGACCGAGATCAAGGGCGATCCGGAGCATCCGACCACGGCCGGGGTGTTGTGCACCAAGGTGTCGCGCTACATCGAGCGCACCTACCATCCGGACCGCTTGCTGACCCCGCTGCGCCGCGTCGGCAAGAAGGGAGAAGGCAAGTTCGCGCCGATCGGCTGGGACGAGGCGCTGGACGAGATCGCGGCGCGCTTGTCTCCCATCGCCGCACGCGATCCGCAGGCGATCCTGCCGTACAGCTATTGCGGCACCATGGGCCTGGTGCAGGGAGAAGCCATGGCGATGCGCTTCTTTCATTCGCTGGGCGCGTCCCTGCTGGACCGCACCGTGTGCGCCACCGCCGGTTTTACGGGCTACAAGTACACCATCGGCGGCTCGATCGGCACCGACATGGAAACCTTCCAGGATGCCAAGCTGATCCTGATCTGGGGCGGCAACCCGATCGCTTCCAACCTGCACTTCTGGACGCGCGTGCAGGAAGCCAAGCGCCGCGGCGCAAAACTGATCGCGATCGACCCGTACCGTTCCCTCACCGCCGAGAAGTGCCACCAGCACATCGCCCTGATGCCGGGCACCGACGCCGCGCTGGCGCTGGGCATGATGCATGTGCTGATCGCCGAAGACCTGCTGGATCACGCCTACATCGATGCCCACACGCTCGGTTTCGCGGCATTGAAGGAGCGCGTGGCGGCGTGGACGCCCGAGCTTACCGCCGCCACCTGCGGCATCGGCGTGGACGAGGTGGTGCAGCTGGCGCGCGACTACGGCCGCACCGCGATGGCAGGGGATGCGGTGGCGATCCGCGTCAACTACGGCATGCAGCGCGTGCGCGGCGGCGGCATGGCGGTGCGCAACGTCGCCTGCCTGCCGGCGCTGGTGGGCGCCTGGCGCCACGCGGCCGGCGGCATCCAGCTGTCCAGCTCGGGCTCGTTCCCGTCCAACAAGGCGGCGCTGCAGCGCGCCGACCTGCTGGCCGGACGCACCCCGCGCACCATCAACATGAATACCATCGGCGACGACCTGCTGCGCGAGGCTTCGCCGGCATTCGGACCGAAGATCGAGGCGGTGATCGTCTACAACGCCAACCCGGTGGCGATCGCGCCGGATTCGTCGAAGGTGCAGCGCGGCTTCGAGCGCGACGACTTGTTCACCGTGGTGCTGGAACACTTTAGAACCGATTCGGTGGACTATGCCGACATCGTGCTGCCGGCCACCACCCAGCTCGAGCACGTCGATGCCCACCTGTCCTACGGCCACCTTTACATGATGGCCAACAACGCGGCGATTGCTCCGCTGGGCCAGTCGAAGCCGAACACCGAGATCTTCCGCCTGATCGCCAGGCGCATGGGCTTTACCGATGCGCTGTTCGACGAGAGCGACGACCAGCTGGCATCGCAAGCCTTCAACAAGCAGGATGCGCGCGCCGTCCACTTCGATTGGGAATCGCTCAAGCGCAGCGGCTGGAGCAAGCTGAACATGCCGGCCGCGCCGTTCGCCGCCGGCGGCTTCCCGACCCCGTCCGGCAAGTGCGAGTTCTATTCTGCCTCGATGCTGGCCGACGGCCTCGATCCGCTGCCGGACTACATCCCGAACTACGAGTCGGTGGCGTCCAGCCCGGAACTGGCGCAAAAGTACCCGCTGGCGATGATTTCGCCGCCGGCGAGGAACTTCCTGAACTCGACCTTTGTCAATGTCCAAAGCCTGCGCGCGACCGAGGGCGAGCCGCGCCTGGACATCCATCCGATCGATGCCGCCGCGCGCGGCATCGCCGACAAGGAGATGGTCCGCATCTTCAACGACCGGGGCGCGTTCGTCGCGCGCGCCCGGGTCACGCCAAAAGCGCGGGCCGGCCTCGTGGTCGGCCTGTCGATCTGGTGGAAAAAGCTCGCCAGCGACGGCAAGAACGCCAATGAAGTCACCAGCCAGCGCCTGACCGACATGGGCCGGGCGCCCACCTTCTACGACACGCTGGTGCAGGTGGAGAGGGCATCTTGA
- a CDS encoding aminopeptidase: MTLLSRITPWLRPMLAAGAAAGLLASCSTLNYYTQAAQGQLELLSDARPIDDWIADPGTSTKLRHRLETARQIRRFAVSEMDLPDNNSYKNYAALKRPYVLWNVVATPELSLKPLQWCFPVAGCVDYRGYYDKGAAQAYAKELQADGNDVEVGGVAAYSTLGWFSDPLISTFINYPDGELARMIFHELAHQVVYAPGDSQFNEAFASTVEEVGVEHWMTRFGNGAMRDAYARYRGRKHDFLALLMKYRKALEQNYAVVDRGDAQKRVVKARLFQELKDEYQVLKGSWGGYAGYDRFFEQPLSNAHLASIATYEDFVPAFRAMLKRDGSFPRFYRSVRRLAELDRADRHRILKALAPPVTPAPLMVQRSEAPPAATPVY; encoded by the coding sequence ATGACACTCCTATCGCGCATCACCCCGTGGTTGCGGCCCATGCTGGCCGCGGGCGCGGCGGCGGGCCTGCTGGCCAGCTGCTCGACGCTGAACTACTACACGCAGGCGGCCCAGGGCCAGCTTGAACTCCTGTCGGACGCCCGTCCGATCGACGACTGGATCGCCGACCCCGGCACCAGTACCAAACTGCGCCATCGCCTCGAGACGGCGCGCCAGATCCGCCGCTTCGCTGTTAGCGAAATGGATTTACCCGACAACAACAGCTACAAGAACTACGCGGCCCTGAAGCGCCCGTATGTGCTGTGGAACGTGGTCGCCACGCCCGAACTCTCCTTGAAACCGCTGCAGTGGTGCTTTCCGGTGGCCGGCTGCGTCGACTACCGCGGCTACTACGACAAGGGCGCGGCCCAGGCCTACGCCAAGGAACTGCAGGCGGACGGCAACGACGTCGAGGTCGGCGGCGTGGCCGCGTATTCCACGCTGGGCTGGTTCAGCGACCCCCTGATCTCGACCTTCATCAACTACCCGGACGGCGAACTGGCGCGCATGATCTTCCACGAGCTGGCGCACCAGGTGGTGTACGCCCCCGGCGACTCGCAGTTCAACGAAGCCTTCGCCAGCACGGTGGAAGAGGTCGGCGTGGAGCACTGGATGACGCGCTTCGGCAACGGGGCGATGCGCGACGCCTATGCGCGCTACCGGGGCCGCAAGCACGATTTCCTGGCGCTGCTGATGAAGTACCGGAAGGCGCTGGAGCAGAACTACGCCGTGGTCGACCGCGGCGACGCCCAGAAGCGCGTGGTCAAGGCGCGCCTGTTCCAGGAGCTGAAGGACGAGTACCAGGTTTTAAAAGGGAGCTGGGGCGGCTATGCCGGCTACGACCGCTTCTTCGAGCAGCCGCTGTCGAACGCGCACCTGGCCTCGATCGCCACCTACGAGGATTTCGTGCCGGCCTTCCGCGCCATGCTCAAGCGCGACGGCAGCTTCCCGCGCTTCTACCGCTCGGTGCGCCGGCTGGCCGAACTCGATCGCGCCGACCGTCACCGCATCCTGAAGGCGCTGGCGCCGCCGGTGACGCCGGCGCCGCTGATGGTGCAGCGTAGCGAGGCGCCGCCGGCAGCGACTCCGGTCTACTGA
- a CDS encoding long-chain-fatty-acid--CoA ligase → MDKIWLKSYPPGVPADIDPDAYGSLVQLLEESFRKYAANQAFVCMDRFLTYAELDAMSARLAAWLQSRGLVPGARVAVMMPNVLQYPVALAAILRAGYTVVNVNPLYTARELEHQLTDSGSEAIVVLENFARTVQQVLGKTPVRHVVVASMGELLGGAKGMLVDFVVRSVKKLVPEFSIPQMVRFKDALAQGGKMPFTPARLASGDIAFLQYTGGTTGVAKGAALTHRNVIANVLQSEAWSKQAMSRPPLVEFPTIVCALPLYHIFALTACALWGMRVGALNLLIPNPRDIPGFVKELAKYRINMLPAVNTLYNALVNNPGFRHVDFSGLKVSNGGGMAVQRAVNDKWRAITGTSIIEGYGLSETSPVATCNRCDADFTGTIGLPVPSTEVAILDDDGNPLPLGRTGEIAIRGPQVMAGYWNRPDETAKVMTADGWFKSGDLGTMDEGGYVKIVDRKKDMILVSGFNVYPNELEEVIMAHPGVLECAVVGVPDAHSGEAVKVFVVRRDASLDADGLMAYCRSELTGYKRPKYIEFRDELPKTNVGKILRRALREERQPA, encoded by the coding sequence ATGGACAAGATTTGGCTCAAGTCGTATCCTCCCGGCGTTCCCGCGGACATCGATCCCGACGCCTATGGCTCGCTGGTGCAGCTGCTGGAAGAATCGTTCCGGAAGTACGCCGCCAACCAGGCCTTCGTCTGCATGGACCGCTTCCTCACCTACGCCGAGCTGGACGCCATGTCGGCGCGGCTGGCGGCCTGGCTGCAGAGCCGCGGCTTGGTGCCGGGCGCGCGCGTGGCGGTCATGATGCCCAACGTGCTGCAGTATCCGGTGGCGCTGGCCGCCATCCTGCGCGCCGGCTACACGGTGGTCAACGTCAATCCGCTGTACACCGCACGCGAGCTGGAACACCAATTGACCGATTCCGGCAGCGAAGCCATCGTCGTGCTGGAGAACTTCGCGCGCACCGTGCAGCAGGTGCTGGGCAAGACGCCGGTACGCCACGTGGTGGTGGCCAGCATGGGCGAACTGCTGGGCGGCGCCAAGGGCATGCTGGTCGACTTCGTGGTGCGCAGCGTGAAGAAGCTGGTGCCGGAATTCTCGATCCCGCAGATGGTCCGCTTCAAGGATGCGCTGGCGCAGGGCGGCAAGATGCCGTTCACGCCGGCCCGGCTGGCATCGGGCGACATCGCCTTTCTGCAGTACACCGGCGGCACCACCGGCGTGGCCAAGGGCGCGGCGCTCACGCACCGCAACGTGATCGCCAACGTGCTGCAGAGCGAGGCCTGGTCGAAGCAGGCGATGAGCCGCCCGCCGCTGGTCGAGTTCCCGACCATCGTGTGTGCGCTGCCGCTGTACCACATCTTCGCGCTGACCGCGTGCGCGCTGTGGGGCATGCGCGTGGGCGCGCTGAACCTCCTGATTCCGAACCCGCGCGACATCCCGGGCTTCGTCAAGGAGCTGGCTAAATACCGCATCAACATGCTGCCGGCGGTGAACACGTTGTACAACGCGCTGGTGAACAACCCGGGCTTCCGCCACGTCGATTTCTCGGGATTGAAAGTGTCGAACGGCGGCGGCATGGCGGTGCAGCGTGCCGTCAACGACAAGTGGCGGGCGATCACCGGCACCAGCATCATCGAGGGCTACGGCCTGTCCGAGACATCGCCGGTAGCCACCTGCAACCGCTGCGACGCCGATTTCACCGGTACCATCGGCCTGCCGGTGCCGTCGACCGAGGTAGCGATCCTGGATGACGACGGCAACCCGCTGCCGCTCGGGCGCACCGGCGAGATCGCGATCCGCGGCCCGCAGGTGATGGCCGGCTACTGGAACCGGCCGGACGAGACGGCCAAGGTAATGACGGCGGACGGCTGGTTCAAGTCGGGCGACCTGGGCACCATGGACGAGGGCGGCTATGTAAAAATCGTCGACCGCAAGAAGGACATGATCCTGGTGTCGGGTTTTAATGTGTACCCGAACGAACTGGAAGAGGTGATCATGGCGCATCCGGGCGTGCTGGAATGCGCCGTGGTCGGCGTGCCGGACGCGCATTCCGGCGAGGCGGTGAAGGTGTTCGTGGTGCGCCGCGACGCCAGCCTCGACGCCGACGGGCTGATGGCGTATTGCCGCAGCGAGCTCACCGGCTACAAGAGACCGAAGTACATCGAGTTCCGCGACGAACTGCCGAAGACCAATGTCGGCAAGATCCTGCGGCGCGCGCTGCGCGAGGAACGGCAGCCGGCGTGA
- a CDS encoding long-chain-fatty-acid--CoA ligase, whose protein sequence is MDKFWLTSYQEGVPAHIDWTQYRSLTHLLEEAFRKYADRQAFACMGKTISYAELDRMSGRMAAWLQHRGLQPGARVAIMLPNVLQYPVAMAAVLRAGYTIVNVNPLYTARELQHQLVDSGAEAIVVLENFAHTVAEVLPHTSLKHVVVGSMGDLLGIKGPLVNFVVRTVKKLVPAWSLPGAVGFKRMLAEGARLSLKPVEAGHDDIAFLQYTGGTTGISKGAVLLHRHVIANVLQNEAWFGPTLAKLQAGEQPQFACALPLYHIYALTVCALLGMRMGGMNLLIPNPRDIGGFIKELKGYRINVFPAVNTLYNGLLNQPAFADVDFSGLLVCPGGGMAVQKAVADKWLALTGIPIVEGYGLSETSPVVTANRCDITDFTGTIGLPLPDTELCILDDDGNRVPFGTSGEIAVRGPQVMAGYWQRPDETAKVMTPDGFFKTGDIGIMNERGYTRIVDRKKDMILVSGFNVYPNEIEEVLMAHPGVLEVACVGVPDQNSGEAVKLYVVRRDKALSKEDVTAYCKENLTGYKRPKYVEFRETLPKTNVGKILRRELRDEKQAV, encoded by the coding sequence ATGGACAAATTCTGGCTGACGTCGTACCAGGAAGGGGTGCCGGCGCACATCGACTGGACGCAGTACCGCTCCCTCACGCACCTGCTGGAAGAGGCGTTCCGCAAGTACGCGGACCGCCAGGCTTTCGCCTGCATGGGCAAGACCATCAGCTATGCCGAGCTGGACCGGATGTCGGGCCGCATGGCGGCCTGGCTGCAGCACCGCGGCCTGCAGCCGGGCGCGCGCGTGGCGATCATGCTGCCCAACGTGCTGCAATACCCGGTGGCGATGGCGGCCGTGCTGCGCGCCGGCTACACCATCGTCAACGTCAACCCGCTGTACACCGCGCGCGAGCTGCAGCACCAGCTGGTGGATTCCGGCGCCGAAGCCATCGTGGTGCTGGAAAACTTCGCGCACACGGTGGCCGAGGTGCTGCCGCATACCAGTCTCAAGCATGTGGTGGTGGGCAGCATGGGCGACCTGCTGGGCATCAAGGGGCCGCTGGTGAACTTCGTCGTGCGCACTGTGAAGAAGCTGGTGCCGGCGTGGTCGCTGCCGGGCGCGGTCGGCTTCAAGCGCATGCTGGCCGAGGGCGCGCGGCTTAGCCTGAAGCCGGTGGAAGCCGGGCACGACGACATCGCCTTTTTGCAGTACACCGGCGGCACCACCGGCATCTCCAAGGGCGCGGTGCTGCTGCACAGGCACGTGATCGCCAACGTGCTGCAGAACGAAGCCTGGTTCGGCCCGACCCTGGCCAAGCTGCAAGCCGGCGAGCAGCCGCAGTTCGCCTGCGCGCTGCCGCTGTACCACATCTATGCGTTGACGGTCTGCGCGCTGCTGGGCATGCGCATGGGCGGCATGAACCTCCTGATCCCGAACCCGCGCGACATCGGCGGCTTCATCAAGGAACTGAAGGGCTACCGCATCAACGTGTTCCCGGCCGTGAACACGCTGTACAACGGGCTGCTGAACCAGCCGGCCTTCGCCGACGTCGACTTTTCCGGCCTGCTGGTGTGCCCCGGCGGCGGCATGGCGGTGCAGAAGGCGGTGGCCGACAAATGGCTGGCGCTGACCGGCATCCCGATCGTCGAGGGCTACGGCCTGTCCGAGACTTCGCCGGTGGTGACCGCCAACCGCTGCGACATCACCGACTTCACCGGCACCATCGGCCTGCCGCTGCCGGATACCGAACTGTGCATCCTGGACGACGACGGCAACCGGGTGCCGTTCGGCACCTCCGGCGAGATCGCGGTGCGCGGCCCGCAAGTGATGGCCGGCTACTGGCAGCGTCCGGACGAGACCGCGAAGGTCATGACGCCGGACGGCTTCTTCAAGACCGGCGACATCGGCATCATGAACGAGCGCGGTTACACCCGCATCGTCGACCGCAAGAAGGACATGATCCTGGTCTCGGGCTTCAACGTGTACCCGAACGAGATCGAGGAAGTCTTGATGGCACACCCGGGCGTGCTGGAAGTGGCGTGCGTGGGCGTGCCCGACCAGAATTCCGGCGAAGCGGTCAAGCTGTACGTGGTGCGGCGCGACAAGGCGCTGTCCAAGGAAGACGTCACCGCCTACTGCAAGGAAAACCTGACCGGCTACAAGCGTCCCAAGTACGTCGAGTTCCGCGAGACGCTGCCCAAGACCAACGTCGGCAAGATCCTGCGGCGCGAACTGCGCGACGAGAAGCAGGCGGTCTGA